A stretch of the Neisseria sp. DTU_2020_1000833_1_SI_GRL_NUU_006 genome encodes the following:
- a CDS encoding DNA polymerase III translates to MDMTLFNFQTFWEANSDEDYREDIIRMSIALMTFLKKNGLLVDIEPFNEDGSIKEDLIIRKSNVTDEGFQLFVKPVNNWWNALDRGTPPEKVTILENGLKKIRAAKK, encoded by the coding sequence ATGGATATGACATTATTTAATTTTCAGACATTTTGGGAGGCAAACTCTGATGAAGACTATCGTGAAGATATTATCAGAATGTCTATTGCACTTATGACATTTCTTAAAAAGAATGGTTTACTTGTTGATATTGAACCCTTTAATGAGGATGGCTCTATCAAAGAAGATTTGATTATTCGAAAATCAAATGTAACTGATGAAGGATTCCAATTATTTGTTAAACCAGTAAATAATTGGTGGAATGCTTTGGATAGGGGAACTCCTCCCGAGAAAGTTACTATTTTGGAGAATGGGTTGAAAAAAATTCGTGCTGCGAAAAAGTAA
- a CDS encoding integrase core domain-containing protein, which produces MNMHKNTRLTPHHRQAIWPAYTQGKESVTSPARRYQVSRVTIYRALKAARAKLLKPQTSTNNRFKQAKYGMKRLAKVERSIQEKLKKQAKRYNKSYPGELVHLDTKRLPLLKGQKVTDKRDYLFVAIDDFSREPYAAILPDKTADSAAKFLTEHLIDPCPYLIECVYSDNGTEYKGSANHAFGVACYENGIGQKFTRVARPQTNGKAERVIRTLMEMWHEKQSFESPEHRQKELCRFVNFYNTVKPHRSLNGDTPFEVLQAYFSQPVV; this is translated from the coding sequence ATGAACATGCACAAAAACACCCGCCTCACCCCGCACCACCGACAAGCCATTTGGCCGGCCTACACGCAGGGGAAGGAAAGCGTCACCTCCCCGGCACGCCGCTACCAAGTCAGCCGCGTCACCATTTACCGCGCCCTTAAAGCCGCAAGGGCCAAGCTGCTCAAACCGCAAACCAGTACCAACAACCGTTTCAAACAGGCAAAGTACGGAATGAAACGCCTGGCCAAGGTAGAACGCAGCATTCAGGAAAAACTCAAAAAGCAGGCCAAACGCTACAATAAATCCTACCCCGGAGAGCTGGTGCATCTCGACACCAAACGGCTGCCGCTGCTCAAAGGGCAGAAAGTCACCGATAAGCGGGATTACCTGTTTGTCGCCATCGACGATTTCTCAAGGGAGCCATACGCCGCCATTTTGCCGGACAAAACCGCAGACAGCGCCGCCAAGTTTCTGACCGAACACCTGATTGATCCCTGCCCATACCTGATTGAGTGCGTTTACTCCGACAACGGTACGGAATACAAAGGCTCGGCCAACCATGCTTTCGGTGTAGCCTGTTACGAGAACGGGATTGGTCAAAAGTTTACCCGGGTTGCCCGTCCGCAGACCAACGGTAAGGCGGAGCGGGTTATCCGTACCCTGATGGAGATGTGGCATGAGAAACAGTCGTTTGAGAGTCCGGAACATCGGCAAAAGGAGTTGTGCCGCTTTGTTAATTTTTATAACACTGTGAAGCCGCACCGCAGTCTGAACGGCGATACGCCGTTTGAGGTCTTGCAGGCTTATTTTTCTCAACCTGTGGTGTAA
- a CDS encoding GNAT family N-acetyltransferase produces MIEIVPVKISEHFDETRRLSVMHWQETESDFSDRPPELDIQTYQILEEQGGIIAFAAIADGEIVGYVSGFLSRHPHYEQLIAQHDLLFIHPSHRKGRAGLKLMRDFEAAAKAAGAKKVLYHAKPNSNFAKLLERLHFQQEEIIFQKGL; encoded by the coding sequence ATGATTGAAATCGTGCCGGTGAAAATATCTGAGCATTTCGATGAGACGCGCAGACTGTCGGTAATGCACTGGCAGGAGACGGAATCTGATTTTTCAGACCGTCCGCCCGAATTGGATATTCAGACCTATCAAATATTGGAAGAGCAAGGCGGAATTATTGCCTTTGCTGCCATAGCAGATGGTGAGATTGTCGGGTATGTATCAGGTTTCCTTTCCCGCCATCCGCATTACGAGCAACTGATAGCGCAACACGACCTGCTTTTCATTCACCCGTCTCATCGCAAAGGTCGAGCGGGGCTGAAGCTGATGCGCGATTTTGAAGCAGCCGCCAAAGCGGCAGGCGCAAAAAAAGTCCTATACCACGCAAAGCCGAACAGCAATTTTGCCAAGTTGCTGGAGCGGCTTCACTTCCAACAAGAAGAAATTATATTTCAGAAAGGTTTGTAA
- the ribA gene encoding GTP cyclohydrolase II translates to MNNTLKFVASCRLPTEWGDFTMHGFEEPSGQEHIALTMGDFSDDLPVLTRIHSECLTGDALFSKKCDCGPQLEAAMKAVQQEGRGVIVYLRQEGRGIGLINKIRAYKLQDEGMDTVEANLALGLPVDARDFTLAKQIYDHLNIRAVKLLTNNPEKIQTLKDAGINVVERIPLHVGENAENERYLHTKADKLGHMIFD, encoded by the coding sequence ATGAATAATACCTTGAAATTCGTTGCTTCCTGCCGCCTGCCGACCGAATGGGGCGACTTCACTATGCACGGTTTTGAAGAACCGAGCGGACAAGAACACATCGCCTTGACGATGGGCGATTTTTCAGACGACCTCCCCGTCCTGACCCGCATTCACTCTGAATGCTTGACCGGCGATGCGCTGTTTTCCAAAAAATGCGACTGCGGTCCTCAGCTTGAAGCGGCGATGAAAGCGGTTCAACAAGAAGGGCGCGGCGTGATCGTTTACCTTCGTCAAGAAGGGCGCGGCATCGGTTTAATCAACAAAATCCGTGCCTATAAGCTTCAAGACGAAGGGATGGATACGGTCGAAGCCAACCTCGCACTCGGACTGCCCGTTGACGCACGCGACTTTACGCTTGCCAAGCAAATCTACGACCATCTGAATATCCGCGCCGTCAAGCTGTTGACCAACAATCCTGAAAAAATTCAAACGTTGAAAGATGCAGGCATCAATGTCGTCGAACGTATTCCGCTCCATGTCGGCGAGAATGCGGAAAACGAACGTTATCTGCACACCAAAGCCGATAAATTGGGGCATATGATTTTTGATTGA
- a CDS encoding conjugal transfer protein produces MNTFILPDTRPYPQTPVKNHLLINASLLAHGTTAATRKIAVGQLQTEIRSQLHQNYYVNLSVAMTMAPDVETYNALMQSINQVLSAENDDEAQWFALPVVIVAGCKQERSLSLTLPTEALTACLSNYPHLRALTQNAQWLPFLAHSDDLSGITPEQWWKAKQNSESAAAFLQTFEDKPLICPEGQSVHVVYALGYGDKNLQTALGVNLQQAGLPLMQVWQESLAAAGVTLFTNPLSPNTPLQALTDGSHTRQRMAMDVFATNAIRAIRMQSPRVGVVIAARADGQILFGFNATDSAFEVVPQVFVWNLSSSDNIAVIQHNFLDLMAECRVEHIRILHDVLPENADLPTYAQSLSLDGHNPFFSEHA; encoded by the coding sequence ATGAACACCTTCATCCTACCCGACACACGCCCTTATCCGCAGACTCCGGTTAAAAACCATTTACTGATAAACGCCTCCCTGCTCGCACACGGCACGACCGCCGCAACCCGCAAGATTGCTGTGGGGCAGTTGCAAACCGAAATCCGCAGCCAGCTTCATCAAAACTACTACGTCAACCTGTCCGTCGCTATGACCATGGCGCCCGATGTAGAGACTTACAACGCGCTGATGCAGAGCATCAACCAAGTGTTATCCGCCGAAAACGACGATGAAGCCCAATGGTTTGCCCTGCCCGTCGTCATCGTCGCCGGCTGCAAACAGGAGCGATCGCTGTCCCTGACGCTGCCTACCGAGGCGCTGACCGCCTGCCTGTCCAACTATCCCCACTTGCGCGCCTTAACGCAAAACGCCCAATGGCTGCCCTTCCTCGCCCATTCAGACGACCTGAGCGGCATCACGCCCGAACAGTGGTGGAAGGCGAAACAAAACAGCGAATCCGCCGCCGCGTTCCTGCAAACCTTTGAAGACAAACCGCTGATTTGCCCCGAAGGACAGTCCGTCCACGTCGTTTACGCGCTGGGCTACGGCGACAAAAACCTGCAAACCGCCTTGGGCGTCAACCTGCAACAGGCAGGCCTGCCGCTGATGCAGGTTTGGCAGGAAAGCCTTGCCGCCGCCGGCGTTACCCTCTTCACCAATCCGCTGTCTCCGAACACCCCGCTCCAAGCCCTGACCGACGGCAGCCACACCCGTCAGCGCATGGCGATGGACGTGTTCGCCACCAACGCCATCCGCGCCATCCGTATGCAAAGCCCGCGCGTCGGCGTCGTCATCGCCGCAAGGGCGGACGGGCAGATTCTGTTCGGCTTCAACGCGACTGACAGCGCGTTTGAAGTCGTCCCGCAAGTGTTCGTGTGGAACCTTTCGTCTTCCGACAACATCGCCGTCATCCAACACAACTTCCTCGACCTGATGGCGGAATGCCGCGTCGAGCATATCCGCATCCTGCACGACGTTTTGCCGGAAAATGCCGACCTGCCGACCTACGCGCAGTCCCTGTCCCTGGACGGACACAACCCATTCTTCTCCGAACATGCCTAA
- a CDS encoding low molecular weight protein-tyrosine-phosphatase, whose translation MKNHSVLFVCLGNICRSPMAEYVLRHRAREAGVAHRVRTDSAGTSGWHDGENMHQGTRKILAAHGIDHQGFTSSKVRSEDFDEFDFIIAMDDNNLAELEKMFGKHPDKIFKLTDLIPESGYRHVPDPWYTGDFDETFRLVDAGSVALLKKLGLV comes from the coding sequence ATGAAAAACCATTCCGTACTCTTCGTCTGCCTCGGCAACATCTGCCGCTCCCCCATGGCGGAATACGTCCTGCGCCACCGCGCCCGCGAAGCAGGCGTAGCCCACCGCGTCCGCACCGACAGCGCAGGCACATCCGGCTGGCACGACGGCGAAAACATGCACCAAGGCACGCGCAAAATCCTCGCCGCCCACGGCATCGACCATCAAGGTTTTACCAGCAGCAAAGTGCGTTCCGAAGATTTTGATGAATTCGACTTCATCATCGCCATGGACGACAACAACCTTGCCGAACTAGAAAAAATGTTCGGCAAACACCCTGACAAAATCTTCAAACTCACCGACCTTATCCCCGAAAGCGGCTACCGCCACGTCCCCGACCCGTGGTACACCGGCGACTTTGACGAAACCTTCAGACTTGTGGACGCAGGCAGCGTCGCGCTGCTGAAAAAGCTCGGCTTGGTTTGA
- a CDS encoding thioredoxin family protein, producing the protein MKILPVLTAALLLCSCAADRETEALKNSLSEAQTAVRLSAENTKRLEGTYSDIYFHLDSLTVESFKKRVANGDTVYAYIGRPSCGDCNAFEPMFKRYIASRNLNGKIYFVNVHRLHQDKEAWTAFRQQYKLGGTPVLAKYSKGKQINKLDLEENGGKISAEDLEKWLDANSLR; encoded by the coding sequence ATGAAAATCCTGCCCGTCCTGACCGCCGCGCTGCTCTTGTGTTCCTGCGCTGCCGACCGTGAAACCGAAGCCCTGAAAAACAGCCTGTCCGAAGCGCAAACTGCCGTGCGCCTTTCCGCCGAAAACACCAAGCGTCTGGAAGGCACCTATTCCGATATCTACTTCCACCTCGACAGCCTGACCGTCGAGAGCTTCAAAAAACGCGTCGCCAACGGAGACACCGTTTACGCCTACATCGGCCGCCCGAGCTGCGGCGACTGCAACGCCTTCGAGCCCATGTTCAAACGCTACATCGCCAGCCGCAACCTGAACGGCAAAATCTACTTCGTCAACGTCCACCGCCTGCATCAAGACAAAGAAGCATGGACCGCGTTCCGCCAACAATACAAACTCGGCGGCACGCCCGTCCTAGCGAAATACAGCAAAGGCAAACAAATCAACAAACTTGATTTGGAAGAAAACGGCGGCAAAATCAGCGCCGAAGACTTGGAGAAATGGCTGGACGCAAACAGCTTGCGGTAA
- the pntB gene encoding Re/Si-specific NAD(P)(+) transhydrogenase subunit beta: MSSGLVTAAYIVAAILFIFSLAGLSKQETAKQGCYSGVAGMAVALFVTVFSENTHGLGWIIIAMLIGAAIGIYKAKKVEMTEMPELIALLHSFVGLAAVLVGFNSYIEPGNVSHDMHTIHLVEVYLGIFIGAVTFTGSLVAFGKLNGKISSAPLQLPAKHKLNLAALVLSFILMLVFVSVDGSGFILILMTLIALAFGWHLVASIGGADMPVVVSMLNSYSGWAAAAAGFMLSNDLLIVTGALVGSSGAILSYIMCKAMNRSFISVIAGGFGTDGSAAASGSQEVGEYREAKPAEVAEMLKNAHSVIITPGYGMAVAQAQYPVAEITELLRKNGTEVRFGIHPVAGRLPGHMNVLLAEAKVPYDIVLEMDEINDDFPETDVVLVIGANDTVNPAAQTDPNSPIASMPVLEVWKAKEVVVFKRSMNTGYAGVQNPLFFNENSVMCFGDAKKTVDEILAELKK; encoded by the coding sequence ATGTCTTCAGGACTCGTTACAGCGGCGTACATCGTAGCCGCGATACTGTTCATCTTTTCGCTGGCGGGGCTGTCCAAGCAGGAAACCGCCAAGCAAGGCTGTTATTCCGGCGTCGCCGGGATGGCAGTCGCCTTGTTCGTTACCGTGTTTTCCGAAAACACCCACGGACTGGGCTGGATCATCATCGCCATGCTGATTGGCGCCGCCATCGGCATCTACAAAGCCAAAAAAGTAGAAATGACCGAAATGCCCGAACTGATTGCACTTCTGCACAGCTTCGTCGGCTTGGCAGCCGTATTGGTCGGTTTCAACAGCTATATCGAGCCGGGCAACGTTTCGCACGATATGCACACCATCCATCTGGTCGAAGTGTATTTGGGCATCTTTATCGGCGCCGTAACCTTTACCGGCTCGCTGGTCGCATTCGGCAAGCTCAACGGCAAAATCAGCAGCGCGCCGCTACAACTGCCCGCCAAACACAAGCTCAACCTCGCCGCATTGGTTTTATCCTTTATCCTGATGCTGGTGTTCGTATCCGTTGACGGCAGCGGCTTCATCCTCATCCTGATGACCCTGATCGCCCTCGCATTCGGCTGGCACTTGGTCGCCTCCATCGGCGGCGCGGATATGCCCGTGGTCGTGTCCATGCTGAACTCCTACTCCGGCTGGGCGGCCGCAGCGGCAGGCTTTATGCTCTCCAACGACCTGCTCATCGTTACCGGCGCGCTGGTCGGCTCCAGCGGCGCGATTCTGTCCTACATCATGTGTAAAGCCATGAACCGCTCCTTCATCTCCGTCATCGCAGGCGGTTTCGGTACCGACGGTTCCGCCGCAGCCTCCGGCAGCCAAGAAGTCGGCGAATACCGCGAAGCCAAACCCGCCGAAGTCGCCGAAATGCTCAAAAACGCCCACAGCGTCATCATCACCCCGGGCTACGGCATGGCAGTGGCGCAGGCACAATACCCCGTTGCCGAAATCACCGAGCTTTTGCGTAAAAACGGCACTGAAGTACGCTTCGGCATCCACCCCGTCGCCGGCCGCCTACCCGGTCACATGAACGTACTGCTCGCCGAAGCCAAAGTCCCCTACGACATCGTTTTGGAAATGGACGAAATCAACGACGACTTCCCCGAAACCGACGTAGTGCTGGTCATCGGCGCGAACGACACCGTCAACCCCGCCGCCCAAACTGATCCGAACAGCCCGATCGCCAGTATGCCCGTGTTGGAAGTGTGGAAGGCAAAAGAAGTCGTCGTCTTCAAACGCTCGATGAATACCGGCTACGCAGGCGTACAAAATCCGCTGTTCTTCAACGAAAACAGCGTAATGTGCTTCGGCGACGCGAAGAAAACCGTTGACGAGATCTTGGCGGAATTGAAGAAATAA
- a CDS encoding LysE family transporter has product MDAQTFTLITTVVVAHFLALISPGPDFLLIVRSALRHKRNHAVGVAAGIAVANAVYIVLCMLGVGSLIARSLWLMVGLKVAGACFLMYVAIHAFRAKRSDYDFIGGMSAENRTQSSFFKEFGLGLLSGLSNPKNIIFYISLFAVILTPTVGTGLKIGLGVWMVALIFVWDSMIVFLLGQNRIRSFFGKAAFYIDKAAGAVLGLLGVKLLQSAVKDGA; this is encoded by the coding sequence ATGGATGCACAAACCTTTACATTGATTACCACCGTCGTTGTCGCACACTTTCTCGCGCTCATCAGTCCGGGACCGGATTTCCTGCTGATTGTCCGCAGCGCGCTGCGCCACAAGCGCAATCATGCGGTCGGTGTGGCGGCGGGTATTGCGGTTGCAAATGCGGTGTATATTGTGCTATGTATGCTCGGGGTCGGTTCGCTGATTGCCCGTTCGCTGTGGCTGATGGTCGGCTTGAAAGTTGCAGGCGCCTGTTTCCTGATGTATGTGGCTATTCATGCCTTTCGTGCCAAACGCAGCGATTATGACTTTATCGGCGGCATGTCTGCCGAAAACCGCACCCAGTCCTCCTTTTTCAAAGAATTCGGCTTGGGTTTGCTGTCGGGGCTGTCCAACCCGAAAAACATCATCTTTTATATCAGCCTCTTTGCCGTGATACTGACCCCCACCGTCGGCACGGGGCTGAAAATCGGTTTGGGGGTGTGGATGGTGGCGTTGATTTTCGTATGGGACAGCATGATAGTCTTTCTGCTTGGGCAGAACCGTATCCGCAGCTTTTTCGGCAAAGCCGCTTTTTACATCGACAAGGCGGCAGGGGCGGTGTTGGGGCTGCTTGGTGTCAAACTGTTGCAGTCGGCAGTAAAGGACGGCGCGTAA
- a CDS encoding Re/Si-specific NAD(P)(+) transhydrogenase subunit alpha produces MKIGIPRESLSGETRVACTPATVALLSKLGFETVVESGAGLAASLDDAAYQTAGATVADKATVWACPLIYKVNAPSEGELPLLKEGQTIVSFLWPRQNEALVEALRAKKVNALAMDMVPRISRAQALDALSSMANISGYRAVIEATNAFGRFFTGQITAAGKVPPAQVLVIGAGVAGLAAIGTANSLGAVVRAFDTRLEVAEQIESMGGKFLKLDFPQESGGSGDGYAKVMSDEFIAAEMKLFAEQAKEVDIIITTAAIPGKPAPKLITKEMVESMKSGSVIVDLAAATGGNCELTKPGELFVTDNGVKIIGYTDMANRLAGQSSQLYATNLVNLTKLLSPNKDGEITLDFEDVIIRNMTVTRDGEITFPPPPIQVSAQPQQTPSEKAAPAAKPEPKPVPLWKKLAPAVIAAVLVLWVGAVAPAAFLNHFIVFVLSCVIGYYVVWNVSHSLHTPLMSVTNAISGIIVVGALLQISQGNGFVTLLAFIAILIASVNIFGGFFVTRRMLNMFRKG; encoded by the coding sequence ATGAAAATCGGTATCCCACGCGAGTCATTATCCGGCGAAACCCGCGTCGCCTGTACGCCTGCCACCGTTGCCCTGTTGAGCAAACTGGGCTTTGAAACCGTTGTCGAAAGCGGCGCAGGTTTGGCGGCGAGTTTGGACGATGCCGCTTACCAAACAGCAGGTGCGACCGTTGCCGATAAAGCGACGGTTTGGGCCTGTCCTTTGATTTATAAGGTCAACGCGCCGTCCGAAGGCGAGCTGCCGCTGCTCAAAGAAGGGCAGACCATCGTCAGCTTCCTGTGGCCGCGCCAAAACGAGGCTTTGGTCGAAGCCTTGCGCGCCAAGAAAGTGAACGCGCTGGCGATGGACATGGTGCCCCGCATTTCCCGCGCGCAGGCTTTGGACGCTTTGTCTTCGATGGCAAACATCAGTGGCTACCGCGCCGTAATTGAAGCCACCAACGCCTTCGGCCGTTTCTTCACCGGTCAAATCACTGCCGCCGGCAAAGTGCCGCCCGCGCAGGTTTTGGTGATTGGCGCAGGTGTGGCGGGTTTGGCGGCGATTGGTACGGCAAACTCGCTCGGCGCAGTGGTGCGCGCGTTCGATACCCGCTTGGAAGTGGCGGAACAAATCGAATCGATGGGCGGTAAGTTCCTGAAACTCGACTTCCCGCAAGAATCGGGCGGCAGCGGCGACGGCTACGCCAAAGTGATGAGCGACGAATTTATCGCCGCCGAGATGAAGCTCTTTGCCGAGCAGGCGAAGGAAGTGGACATCATCATCACCACCGCCGCCATTCCGGGCAAACCCGCGCCCAAGCTGATTACCAAAGAAATGGTGGAAAGCATGAAATCCGGCTCCGTCATCGTCGATTTGGCGGCGGCGACGGGCGGTAACTGCGAACTCACCAAACCGGGCGAATTGTTCGTAACCGACAACGGCGTGAAAATCATCGGCTACACCGACATGGCAAACCGCCTTGCCGGACAGTCTTCCCAGCTTTACGCCACCAATTTGGTCAACCTGACCAAGCTGTTAAGCCCGAACAAAGACGGCGAAATCACACTGGATTTTGAAGACGTGATTATCCGAAATATGACTGTTACCCGCGACGGCGAAATCACCTTCCCGCCTCCGCCGATTCAAGTTTCCGCCCAGCCGCAGCAAACGCCGTCTGAAAAAGCCGCGCCTGCCGCCAAGCCGGAGCCGAAACCCGTTCCCCTGTGGAAGAAACTCGCGCCCGCCGTCATCGCCGCCGTGTTGGTGCTGTGGGTTGGCGCGGTTGCACCCGCAGCATTCTTGAACCACTTCATCGTGTTCGTCCTCTCCTGCGTCATCGGCTACTACGTCGTCTGGAACGTCAGCCACTCGCTGCATACCCCGCTGATGTCCGTGACCAACGCCATTTCCGGCATCATCGTCGTCGGCGCGCTGCTGCAAATCAGCCAAGGCAACGGCTTCGTTACCCTGCTTGCCTTCATCGCCATCCTGATTGCCAGCGTCAACATCTTCGGCGGCTTCTTCGTAACACGCCGGATGTTGAATATGTTTAGGAAAGGATAA
- the gloA gene encoding lactoylglutathione lyase: protein MRLLHTMLRVGNLEKSLDFYQNVLGMKLLRRHDYPEGRFTLAFVGYGSEAENTVLELTHNWDTESYDLGNAYGHIAIEVDDAYKACERVKEMGGKVVREAGPMMHGTTVIAFVEDPDGYKIEFIQKNSGNDSVKY from the coding sequence ATGCGCCTGCTCCACACCATGCTGCGCGTCGGCAACCTTGAAAAATCCTTGGACTTTTATCAAAACGTTTTGGGCATGAAGCTCTTGCGCCGCCACGATTATCCGGAAGGCCGTTTCACGCTGGCTTTTGTCGGTTATGGCAGCGAAGCTGAAAATACGGTTTTGGAACTGACCCACAACTGGGATACCGAAAGCTACGATTTAGGCAACGCCTACGGCCACATCGCTATCGAAGTGGACGATGCTTATAAAGCTTGCGAACGTGTAAAAGAAATGGGTGGAAAAGTCGTGCGCGAAGCAGGGCCGATGATGCACGGCACGACCGTTATTGCTTTTGTTGAAGATCCCGACGGCTATAAAATCGAGTTTATTCAGAAAAACAGTGGCAATGATTCGGTGAAATACTGA
- a CDS encoding class I SAM-dependent RNA methyltransferase gives MTTYSLFVTCPRGLEAPLSQELEQLKCQDIRAVDGGVACKGGMEQVYRINLHSRTASRVLLRLTKSGYRSEQEIYKVAKNIRWTDWFGLEQTFKVKVEGKRAQVKSLDFVGLKIKDAVCDVFRDTCGARPSVGKIRPDIRIHAFIDERDIQIFIDTSGEALFKRGYRQDTGEAPMRENLAAGLLLLAGYDGTQPFQDPFCGSGTIVIEAAWIATRRAPGLMRRFGFEKLKNFDTALWKTLQHEAETQIRPAPAPISGSDNDRHMIRAAVANAQAAEVDTFIRFEVKDAQDTRPNGEGGILISNPPYGVRLAEIQALQALYPQLGAWLKQHYAGWLAGMFTGDRDMPKFMRLSPKRKIPLYNGNLDCRLFLMDMVKGSNR, from the coding sequence ATGACCACTTATTCCCTCTTCGTTACCTGTCCGCGCGGTCTCGAAGCCCCTTTATCCCAAGAACTCGAACAACTCAAATGCCAAGACATCCGCGCCGTTGACGGCGGCGTCGCGTGCAAAGGCGGTATGGAGCAGGTGTACCGCATCAACCTGCATTCGCGCACAGCCAGCCGCGTGTTGCTGCGCCTGACCAAAAGCGGTTACCGCAGCGAACAAGAGATTTATAAAGTGGCGAAAAATATCCGCTGGACGGATTGGTTCGGCTTGGAACAAACCTTCAAAGTCAAAGTAGAAGGCAAACGTGCCCAAGTCAAAAGTTTGGATTTCGTAGGACTGAAAATCAAAGATGCCGTGTGCGACGTGTTCCGCGACACTTGCGGCGCGCGCCCCAGCGTCGGCAAAATCCGCCCCGACATCCGCATCCATGCCTTTATCGACGAACGCGACATTCAAATTTTCATCGACACATCCGGCGAAGCCTTGTTCAAACGCGGCTACCGCCAAGACACGGGTGAAGCGCCGATGCGCGAGAACTTGGCGGCAGGGTTGCTGCTGCTGGCGGGCTATGACGGCACGCAGCCTTTCCAAGACCCGTTTTGCGGCAGCGGCACCATCGTCATCGAAGCCGCGTGGATTGCCACCCGCCGCGCGCCCGGTTTGATGCGCCGTTTCGGATTTGAAAAGCTGAAAAATTTCGATACCGCCCTTTGGAAAACGCTGCAACACGAAGCCGAAACGCAAATCCGCCCCGCGCCTGCCCCGATTTCAGGCAGCGACAACGACCGCCATATGATTCGCGCTGCCGTTGCCAACGCCCAAGCTGCCGAAGTGGACACGTTTATCCGTTTTGAAGTCAAAGACGCGCAGGACACCCGTCCGAACGGAGAAGGCGGCATTTTGATTTCCAATCCGCCTTACGGCGTCCGCCTTGCCGAAATCCAAGCCTTACAAGCCCTTTATCCGCAGTTGGGCGCGTGGTTGAAGCAGCATTACGCGGGCTGGCTGGCGGGAATGTTTACCGGCGACCGCGATATGCCGAAATTCATGCGTCTTTCGCCCAAACGCAAAATCCCGCTCTACAACGGCAACTTAGACTGCCGCCTGTTTTTGATGGATATGGTCAAAGGGTCGAACCGATAA